One genomic segment of Syngnathus typhle isolate RoL2023-S1 ecotype Sweden linkage group LG8, RoL_Styp_1.0, whole genome shotgun sequence includes these proteins:
- the mcm8 gene encoding DNA helicase MCM8: protein MSGQESKSGPWRGGNGGWRGNSGGWRGGGAGGWRGEGGGDKGWRGGGGWRGSSGWRGKPWRGDSGTGRGGPMGGKTGGDSRVSASHSSHIGTHRVLHQPTLDGQGPYKGWSLYFTDGFIESSPSVEKIKVFEKYFASKIDLYDKEEIERQGNVLIDYADLSANETVLAALPALAVEVKEQPEVILNCLGVAVHQVLTADLEKQAAELPGDELPTATPIIHIPHITARLYNYEPLTPLRKLRASLFGCLVCVRGTVVRVSTIRPQCSRLAFQCLTCFSTLSLPLQRGKYATPTKCIGSDCRSRAFSARRSSPLTHTVDWQIIKVQELVCGERREAGRIPRTVECHLTADLCDSCVPGDTVTVTGIVRVSTEGNSRRNKDKCMFLLYIEATSVSNTKGRQSKPGGAGSSGSSPEERTGGEEFSLKELYGIQEIQSQPDLLRLLVHSLCPAIYGHLLVKAALVLVLFGGRQKHVGKNRVPVRGDPHVLMVGDPGLGKSQMLQAVCNVAPRGIYVCGNTTSTAGLTVSLCRDQPSGDYALEAGALVLADQGLCCIDEFDKLGRQQQGLLEAMEQQSVSLAKAGIVSSLPARTSVVAAANPVGGHYNRGKTVSENLKLGSPLLSRFDVVFLLLDIPDESRDRRLSEHIMATRASGGKIISAVIARSRERDAETSVLLEPADMPLSERLQIPVGEAVDPIPASLLRKYISYARHYVHPTLSSEAAQTLQDFYLSLRFQSQAADTTPITTRQLESLIRLTEARARLDLSETATKSHAEDVVEIMKHSLVDTYSDGLGNLDFERSQLGAGMSQRSAAKRLISALHAHAQRTNQKEFDLQTIRSVAKRLNIQVMDFEGLVSSLNEQGYLLKKGAKLYQLQTV, encoded by the exons atgAGTGGACAGGAATCCAAAAGTGGCCCATGGAGGGGTGGCAATGGTGGTTGGAGAGGAAACAGTGGAGGATGGagaggaggaggtgctggaggatggagaggagaaggaggaggcgaTAAGGGATGGAgaggtggaggaggatggaGAGGAAGCAGTGGATGGAGGGGTAAACCTTGGAGAGGGGATTCCGGTACTGGACGAGGAGGACCAATGGGAGGGAAGACTGGCGGCGATAGCAGAGTGTCGGCAAGTCACAGCTCACACATAGGCACACATAGGG TTCTCCATCAGCCCACTCTGGATGGGCAGGGGCCTTACAAAGGATGGTCACTGTACTTCACTGACG GTTTCATCGAGAGCTCTCCCAGTGTGGAGAAGATCAAAGTGTTTGAGAAGTACTTTGCCTCCAAGATTGACCTCTACGACAAG GAGGAGATCGAGCGTCAGGGCAACGTGCTGATAGATTACGCAGACTTGAGCGCAAATGAGACAGTACTTGCGGCACTTCCTGCCCTGGCTGTTGAGGTGAAGGAGCAACCCGAGGTGATCCTCAACTGTTTGGGAGTGGCCGTTCACCAA GTGTTAACCGCGGACTTAGAAAAGCAGGCTGCCGAGCTGCCCGGGGACGAGCTACCTACGGCCACACCAATTATCCACATCCCTCACATCACCGCAAG GCTGTATAACTATGAGCCGCTGACTCCGCTACGCAAGCTGCGCGCCAGCCTGTTCGGCTGCCTGGTGTGCGTGAGGGGCACGGTGGTCCGGGTGAGCACCATCAGGCCTCAGTGCAGTAGGCTGGCCTTCCAGTGCCTGACGTGCTTCAGCACGCTATCGCTACCGCTGCAGCGCGGGAAGTATGCGACACCCACCAAG TGCATCGGTTCAGATTGCCGCAGTCGTGCATTCAGTGCCAGACGGAGTTCCCCTCTTACACACACCGTCGACTGGCAAATCATCAA GGTGCAGGAGTTGGTGTGCGGTGAGAGGAGGGAGGCCGGACGCATCCCACGCACCGTAGAGTGCCACCTGACCGCCGACCTCTGTGACAGTTGCGTCCCCGGCGACACAGTGACAGTTACGGGGATCGTTAGAGTCTCAACGGAGG GCAACTCCCGGAGGAATAAGGACAAGTGCATGTTCCTCCTCTACATTGAGGCCACGTCAGTGAGCAACACAAAAG GTAGGCAGTCGAAGCCTGGAGGCGCGGGGTCGTCCGGCAGCTCGCCCGAGGAACGCACTGGAGGTGAGGAGTTTAGCCTGAAGGAGCTCTACGGCATCCAGGAGATCCAGTCGCAGCCTGACCTGCTCAGACTCTTAGTTCA CTCTCTGTGTCCAGCCATTTACGGCCACCTG CTGGTGAAAGCGGCGCTTGTGTTGGTGTTGTTTGGAGGCCGGCAGAAGCACGTGGGGAAGAACCGCGTCCCAGTCAGAGGAGACCCCCACGTCTTGATGGTGGGAGATCCTGGACTGGGCAAAAGCCAGATGTTGCAG GCAGTGTGCAATGTGGCTCCTCGGGGGATCTACgtttgtggcaacaccacaagcACTGCAG GACTAACGGTGAGTTTGTGCAGAGATCAACCAAGTGGAGACTATGCCCTGGAGGCTGGGGCCTTGGTGCTGGCTGACCAAG GATTGTGCTGCATTGATGAGTTTGATAAACTGGGCCGCCAGCAGCAGGGTCTTTTGGAAGCCATGGAGCAGCAGTCCGTGAGTCTGGCAAAGGCGGGCATCGTTTCCTCTCTGCCCGCCAGAACCTCCGTCGTCGCTGCCGCCAACCCCGTCGGAGGCCATTACAACCGAGGCAAGACCGTCTCTGAGAATTTGAA GTTGGGCTCACCGCTGCTATCCCGCTTCGACGTGGTCTTCCTCCTCCTGGACATCCCAGACGAGTCCCGCGACCGTCGTCTGTCGGAGCACATCATGGCCACCCGGGCCAGCGGAGGGAAAATCATCAGCGCCGTCATTGCTAGGAGCCGCGAGAGAGATGCCGAGACATCTGTCTTGTTGGAGCCCGCGGACATGCCGCTGTCTGAGCGTTTGCAG ATCCCAGTAGGTGAAGCGGTCGACCCCATTCCAGCGTCCTTGTTAAGGAAGTACATCAGCTACGCTCGCCACTACGTTCACCCCACGCTCTCATCGGAAGCCGCTCAGACACTTCAGGACTTCTACCTGTCGCTGAGGTTCCAGTCGCAAGCTGCCGACACCACTCCCATCACTACCCGTCAGCTCGAGTCTCTCATCAGACTCACCGAG GCGAGAGCCAGACTGGACCTCAGTGAGACGGCCACCAAGAGCCATGCTGAAGACGTGGTGGAAATTATGAAACACAG CCTGGTTGACACATACTCTGATGGCCTGGGCAATCTGGACTTTGAGCGCTCGCAGCTGGGCGCGGGCATGAGTCAACGTAGCGCCGCAAAGAGACTCATTAGTGCCCTCCACGCGCACGCCCAGCGGACCAACCAGAAAGAATTTGACCTGCAGACCATCCGATCTGTGGCGAAGAGGCTGAACATCCAG GTAATGGACTTTGAGGGTCTGGTGAGTTCACTGAATGAACAAGGCTACCTGTTGAAGAAGGGAGCCAAGCTCTACCAACTTCAGACTGTCTGA
- the crls1 gene encoding cardiolipin synthase (CMP-forming), whose protein sequence is MMILCFRNTPAPLCRKAVECLLLARRGAARELELATWRLQRATPVRAAGGGSWSFGLRGADCRAPCRLGPLPSTWWRTCGSLLVLRGGHRCSAVNSWALLSTGGRGLSGKNNQQGDTEGKPAPVPGQGLFKFKELYENPWTIPNLLCVCRIVLAPFLGHLIIQQHFHLSLALFTLAGATDLLDGYIARTWPTQKSALGSALDPLADKILISILYISLTYADIIPAPLTALVVFRDIGLIAAVFWVRYKTVPPPVTLSKFFNPCYTTAQLKPTFFSKVNTAIQLVLVAASLAAPVFQYTDSILLQGLWFVTAMTTAASGYSYWHYGRKTVRVLNTRSP, encoded by the exons ATGATGATTTTGTGTTTTCGGAATACTCCGGCGCCTCTGTGCCGCAAGGCCGTCGAATGTTTGCTGTTGGCACGGCGCGGAGCTGCGCGTGAACTGGAACTGGCGACATGGCGTCTCCAGCGCGCAACACCTGTCAGGGCGGCGGGGGGAGGCTCCTGGAGCTTTGGCCTCAGAGGGGCTGACTGCCGCGCTCCTTGTCGCCTCGGCCCGCTTCCGTCAACGTGGTGGAGAACGTGTGGGAGTCTGCTTGTGCTACGTGGAGGTCACCGCTGCTCGGCGGTTAACTCCTGGGCTCTCCTGTCAACCGGAGGCCGAGGGCTTAGTGGGAAGAACAATCAGCAAGGCGACACCGAGGGGAAGCCCGCCCCGGTGCCCGGACAGGGGCTCTTTAAGTTTAAAGAGCTG TATGAGAACCCATGGACCATCCCCAACCTGTTGTGCGTGTGTCGGATAGTCCTGGCTCCTTTCCTGGGTCATCTGATCATTCAACAACACTTCCACCTCAGCCTGGCGCTCTTCACCCTGGCTGGAGCCACTGACCTG CTGGACGGTTACATTGCCAGGACATGGCCCACACAGAAGTCGGCGCTGGGAAGTGCCTTGGACCCACTGGCAGATAAAATCCTTATCAGCATTTTATACATCTCCCTCACATATGCAGACATCATACCTG CACCACTGACGGCTCTGGTGGTCTTCAGGGACATTGGTTTGATCGCCGCCGTCTTCTGGGTCAGATACAAGACCGTGCCGCCACCG GTGACTCTCAGTAAGTTTTTCAATCCCTGCTACACCACAGCTCAGCTCAAGCCTACATTCTTCAGCAAG GTGAACACGGCCATCCAGCTGGTTCTGGTTGCGGCATCCCTGGCGGCTCCGGTCTTCCAGTACACAGACAGCATCCTGCTGCAGGGCCTGTG GTTCGTCACCGCCATGACCACCGCGGCGTCGGGCTACAGCTACTGGCACTACGGCCGTAAGACCGTCCGAGTGCTAAACACTAGGTCGCCATGA